The window TGCGCAGGCTGCATTTTCGATCAAAACGGCGCAGGCGCGCGCGGGGGACCAGGAGGCGGCAAAGCTCCTGCCCCAGCTTTCGAAATCGTTACTCGACCTTTCCGAGGCCAACGCGCTGACAGCGATGGACCGCGACCGCGTCCGCGCACAGACGATGGGTAGTCTGATCGACACCGGGAACATCTTGTCGCGCATGTTCGGCCTCGAACCCTCCGTGCTCGCGGCCGGCGCGGCTGCGAGCACGCCGGCGCCGGCGGTGCCTGGCCAGCCATACGTGCAGAACGTGGCAGTTCAGGGCGGTGATACCAGAGGGCTGGAAGTGGTGGTCGAGCGCTTGACCGCGCAGGTCGCCGCCCAGCAGACGGTGCTCAACAGGATTGCGTCGAACACGCAGCGGTCTGCCGACACGCAGGACCGACTGTCCGATGGCGGCGTCGCCGTACGCACGAAAGAGGTGCCAGCGTGAGCGCCGCCGATTTCTGGCTGATCCGGCCGGTTGCCATCACCGACGCCATGCTGATCAGCAGCACGGTGCCCGAGGGGCTGGCGCAAGAGTATTCGTCTGGTTCCACATACGTCCTGGGCGCCGTCGTTGGTGTAAGCACGGGAACGAAGCAGGCCGTCTATCAGGGGCTCCTGGCGAGCAATGTTGGACACGCTCCTGCCACCTCGCCAACCTGGTGGAAGCCGCTGGGGACAGTCTACGCGCCCTACAGCGCGGGCACCTCCTACGGCCTAGGCGATGTGGTGTCGAGCATTTCGGCCAACGTGCACGACCTATACGAATCCCAGGCGGCGGGCAACTTGGGCAACGCGCTCACCGACAAGGCCAAGTGGCTGCGCAAAAGCGCGACGAATCGCTGGAATGCGTTCGACAAGGCGCTGAACAGCCGAACCGTCGTGCCGAACTCGATCAGCTTCGTCATAGCGCCCGGCCTGGTCAACACCGTTACCCTGCTCAACGTCGAGGGCGCCAGCGCGACCATCACGCAGTCGGGCACCGGGTACACGCGCACGCAAAGCCTGGTGCGGCATCACGTCCTGAACTGGTATGACTTCTACTACGAGGTTCCGATCAGGGTCGGTGATGTGGTGTTCGATGGCGTGCCGCCCTACGCAGCGTCGTCGCTGACAATCACGATCGAGAACGCTGGACTCGATGCCGCGATAGGCGGGTGCTTCGTTGGAAAGTCGCGGACGATCGGCACCACGCAATGGGGCGTGACCGGCGGGACGCTCAGCTACTCCACGGTCGACACCGATAAATTCGGCAATGTGACCATCTTCAAGCGCGCGAACGCCAAGCGCCTCAATTTCGAGGTTCGCATACCGGATGGCTTTGAAGACGAGGCGCACCGGCTGCTTACCGAATACACCGATGTCGAGCTGATCGTCATCGGCTCTACGAAATATTCAATGACCTATGCCTACGGTTACATCGACCAGTGGGAAGTGCCGATTTCAAACAGTGGCCAGAACGCGCCGATTTCATTCCGAGGACTGATATGACAATAACCCAAGTGATCACCGCGCTGCCACCGGCGCCGAACCCGCTCACGGACACCCCGGCCGTGTTCAGCGAGAAGGCAGCGGCATCCGTAGCGGCGCAGCAGGGTCTTCCGCCCGAGATCAATGCCTGGCGCGTTCAGGCGAATGCATTGGAAGCGAACGTCAACGCGAAGGAGTCCGCAGCGAGCGCAGCGAAGACGGCGGCGGAAACAGCGCGCGACGCCGCGCTCGGGTACAAAAATACGGCACAACTCGCCGCCGATGCCTCCATGAGTTACAGGGACCAAGCCCAATCTTGGGCGGGAGCGGCAGCAGGCAGCGCGGCGACGGCAAGCAGCATCGTTGCCTTCGTCGACACGAATTCGATCGCGAAAGGAAGTATTGACGCGTCGAAGCAGGTTCGCTTCGAGTGCGACGCGCTGATTCCACCGGGCACAGTTATTCCGTTGACTGTGCCAGCGGCCGGGGGGACCCTCGCGCTGCTGTCCGATCTACAGGAACTTACACGGGCGATGACCTTCTACGACAACGGCACGAGCACTGCGGTGGCCTATGCGAACGGTGGCACCCAGCGTGTGGCACCGGCGTCGGGCGCGAAGACGATGAGCTTCACGGGCTGGCCGGCCAGCGGCAAGCAGGCGGTGCAATTTCTTGAGCTGGTAAATATCGCCCTTGGAGGCAATCCGGCGTGGCCTGCGGGCGCGCGGTTCATCCGGTACGATGGCGTGATCCAGACGACTGCAGCCGCGGCGAATATCACGTGGCAGACAGGCGGCACCGATTACGTCATGGTGTCGACGCGCGATGGCGGCACCACGCTCATCGTGTCAGTGCTACGAGGCTGATCATGACGCCTATCGACGCCCGCCGCAGCGGGTTTTACGGGAAGCGCGCGCGCATCCCCATGACCGCAACCTTTACCAGCAGCGGCACATGGACGGCACCCGCATCCACCACAATGGTCGACAGCCTGATCGGCAAAGGGAGCAACGGCGGCGCGGCGCCCCTACTCAGCGCGAGCACGACGGTGGCAACAGTGTTCTGGTACATCGGCAGCGGCGGCTCGAATGCCGGCACCTATGACTGGGCCTCTGCAACAAATTCAGCGATTGCGCAGCGTAACGCGATCAACGCCGGTGGCAACCCGAGCTATACCTTCTACAACATCAGCCAGCATTCAAACAACACGTACACGGTTGCCACTGCTGGCTACTCATTGTCGGGCGTGGTCGCGGGATCGGCCACGATTGTGTATGAAACCGGCTGGCTGAGCAGCGGAAATATCGCTGGCGGCGGGTCTTCGCAAAACTGGTCGGCCACGGTCAGCTGGAACTACTACGGCTCGCCGACGAACGGCAGCGATAGTACCGCGCTCGGCTACACCTTTGCCGGCGGCATCAGCGGCGGCGTTGCGCCGACTTCCACGCACTACAACATCGCCGTCACTCCTGGCAACGGATACCCCATCGTGGTGCCGCCAGGCGGATCGGTGACGATCAACTATTACCAGTAGGCCCGCACGCTCCACCTCTAGCCACCTTCGGGTGGCCTATTTTTAAGGCAACGAATGATGAACGATCAAGAGCGCGACGCCATGCTGGTGTCGATCAAGACGGCTTTGTCCGATAACACGCGCAAGACCGAGCAGATACTAACCGCCTTCCCATCCGGAGACACGGACGGCCACCGACGCTATCACGAAGCCGTGATCGAGTGGCGCGAGCTGCGCAACCGGCTGGTGCGCGAGGCGCTTATCAAGGTCACCCAGGCGGGCGCGCTGGCCGGCGCCGGCTGGGTAGCACTGGCCATGTGGCAGGCGCTCAAGATCACGGTGAAGCAATGAGGCTCATCGACGACTGGCGCACGGTTCTGCGCAAAGCCTGGAGCGTGAAATTCAACGTGGCGGCCACACTGTTCGGCGCCGCCGAGGTGGCCGTGGCCATCTGGAAGCCGGAGGGCATGCCGAACGGGGTATTCGCTGGGGGCGCCGCGGCTGTCTCCATTTTCGCAAACGTGTCGCGCCTGCTCGCGCAGAAGGAATTACATGGCACTGACAAATAAGCAGCGCGCCGGCTGGTGCGCAATCGCCGTCACCATCGTGGGCGGTTTCGAGGGCCTGCGCCAGGCGGCCTACCTTGATCCGGTCGGGATCCCAACGATCTGCTTCGGGGAAACCAAAGGCGTACGGATGGGCCAGCGCGCCACGCTCGACCAGTGCAATGCCATGCTTGCCGCCTCCCTGCAACTGGCGAACCATGCCGTGGACGACTGCATCCGGGCGCCGCTGCCCGATTACCGGCGCGCCGCGCTGGTCAGCTTCGCCTACAACGTCGGCCAGACCAGCCTGTGCGGCTCCACACTGGCGCGCAAGTTGAACGCGGGCGACACGCTGGGCGGCTGCGATGAGCTGCTGCGCTGGACGTACGCCAAGGGCATCAAGCTGCCCGGGCTGGTGACGCGGCGCCAGAAAGAGCGCAACTACTGCCTCGTGGGTGCTGAATGAGCGCCCTGGGCACGCTGGCCGCCGGCGTCACGGGCGGAATCTGGAAGATCGTGGCCGTGATCCTGCTGGCCGCCCTGCTGATGGTGGGCGCGTGGACCGGCGGCGGCTGGTTCCTAGCGGCTCGGGACCGTGACGCCGCCCGGGTGGAACTGGTCGCCGAGCAGGCCAAGAGCGCCGCCTACGCCGCTGCAGTGGAGCGCCAGAACGCCGCTGTTGCCGCTCTGGCCGATGCCAAGCGCGAGGCGGAGGCGCGCGGGCAGGCCGCCCAGCAGCACGCCGCCGCCGCCGGCCGGCGTTTCGATGCTGCCGTGGCCAAGGTCGCCAGCGCGCGCGCCACCACGTGCGATGAGGCCATGCCGACCGTGAACCTGATCTTGGAGGCTACCCGATGATGGCGCAAGTAAATGTGGCGAACACGAAGTTACCCGCGTTCGCGCTTTTTGCGATGCGAATTACCAAAGAAATCAGTGGGTTACGATCCGCGTGCGCGCTTGTTTTGCTTGGCGTTGGGTTGGTGGTGACCGGCTGTCAGACGCCCCAGCCGGCCGCCACTGTGGTTAAAGTTCCGGTGATGGTCAAATGCGTGTCCGCAGCGCCTGCCCGGCCAACCTTCGCCATCCAGAAGCTCTTGCCCGATGCCAGCGACGGCGAGAAGGTGCTGGCCCTGGCGCGTGACGTCCCTGTGCACCTCAAGTACGAGGACCAGCTTGAAGCCGTCATTGCGGGGTGCCTATGAGGTAAGCGTCTTGCCTGCACCGTCTGGACGTAGTTTGCCGTTCCCGTCAAAGTAGTTCCCACTACTGTTTGATGGGAACTACTTTGGACACTGAAGTAAAGCCAAGCAGCCGCAAAGGCAAATCAAATTATTCACGCCAGTTCAAGCGCCGACTCGGTGTTGCGGCTTGCGAGCCCGGCGTGTCGGTCTCCAAGCTGGCGTTGGCTCATCAGGTCAATGCGAACATGGCGTTCAAGAGGCGGCGCGATCTGCGCGCCGGATTGCTGGACGATGCCGCACCAGCACCGGCCGCCTTATTGCCCGTAGTCCTTGCCGAGCCGCTGGCCGCTGCAAGGGGAGAACAGGGAAAACGGAAAAAATAGCACGCTAAGTATAACGGCTCGCGTTTGAAAACGGGTGTGCTCGCATTCCACGCCGTTTTCAAACGTGAGCCGTTACACCTAATCAGTAACTAAGAACGCCAGTGTAATCTTCAGGCGTTTTTTTATCCGGCCACCTGGAATCTTCCATAGGTTGCGAGGCGCAATACGAATTGGCCACGATTTTCCCGGTTTTCGAGCCCCTGCAAGCCCAGATCAGAGTACTGCGATGCTTGAATTGATCCCAAACAAATTGATCGTCCAGCAGCGAGGGCAGCGCTTTTTCATACCCAGTTTTCGGCGAAATTTGCATAGGGACACTTTCGCTAGAACCTGGCTTCTTATCCAATGCCTTTTCGGTTTCAGGTATTGTTGTCTGACTCATGCAAACTGATGACGCCATGGCAAGCGCCACTAGTACGAAAAACTTCATTACTTCTCCAATCAATACAGAAACACAATAAAAACGGGAATGCCCGTATTGTATTCAATAGGGCGCCAACTCGGGCAATCCGATGATTTGGGGTGCGACATGTTGCGCATCGGTAGGTTCTATTGGTAATGCGGCGATTGGTGCCGGATCTTCTTGTGTGAGATAAAATTCTAAAATCTCAGTATCGACATTGTTTGGCACGGATTTTTGGCCACCTGGAGGAATCTGCCAATAACTTGCATCATGCAGGTTACCATTACTATCCATGCCAAACGGAGACGAAGGAAAAGTCCAACCTTTAG of the Massilia violaceinigra genome contains:
- a CDS encoding DUF7940 domain-containing protein; this translates as MRLIDDWRTVLRKAWSVKFNVAATLFGAAEVAVAIWKPEGMPNGVFAGGAAAVSIFANVSRLLAQKELHGTDK
- a CDS encoding lysozyme, with amino-acid sequence MALTNKQRAGWCAIAVTIVGGFEGLRQAAYLDPVGIPTICFGETKGVRMGQRATLDQCNAMLAASLQLANHAVDDCIRAPLPDYRRAALVSFAYNVGQTSLCGSTLARKLNAGDTLGGCDELLRWTYAKGIKLPGLVTRRQKERNYCLVGAE
- a CDS encoding transposase — translated: MDTEVKPSSRKGKSNYSRQFKRRLGVAACEPGVSVSKLALAHQVNANMAFKRRRDLRAGLLDDAAPAPAALLPVVLAEPLAAARGEQGKRKK